taaaaattacataagttaaaaattttaaactagttaactgatttttaaatgtttaatccAAATAACTCAATCGAGTCTGAAGTTAtcaaatgttttataaaaaagagcttaaaggaaattaaagaaaatatggaTACGGGTAGTTATccatgaaaaaatatttcaactcCCAAATTTTGTGTTATGTTTGACGTGGTATAACCCTATACGAACTCATTAAATGGTATTTATTCTGTACTTTAAATAGTACTTCTTTCAGTGATATTCATTTAGCCAGTAATTACTATAGGCAATATTGTTGTTTATCCCTGGTTTAAACACTTTCCGTTTTCCAGCTCTAGCtcgtatttttctttaaaaaaaatctctgAGGAAATGCTCGCTGCTGCATTTAATCACTGCGGTTGTGTTGGGGAGAGGGAATATTTAGATAGATTTGGCACTTCCCGCCGCAAGGACACACTCGGCTTCATTAGCTGCACTCGCTGAAGAAATGTGCTGGCAAAGCAGATTGCATGCAATCTCAGCATCTCAGTATATCAGCATCTCGGCATCTCAGCATCTCATCCTGCAGGGCccaatttctcttttttccccTCAGGAAGTCTCTGCGTGAGCTTCTGTGTGaggcttaaataaataatggtcGTATATATATTGCACTTTGATGCAGTTCAGATCGACTCTCGATGGATGTTATTTTCTCGTTTCCCTTAAAGGcgcttaattttcattttggctcGGGCATTTTCTGCGGGCTTTCCCCGGCTTCTATTTACCCTTTCTCCCTCCCGCCATTTGGcataaatgcattaaaaacaataaatgtgCAAAGTGGAGCGGCGCTGAAATGCTCGTAAAGTGGAGCAAGCTAGACAAGAAGCCAGCCAGGATGTGCCAGTATGCTTCGCTGGTTACCCCTTTTTCCGGGCAGGGGGTTTTCCAAGGGGGTTTTCCAGGGGGTTTCCCATTTCCCCTACCCCAACCCACCGTCCACCGTCACGGTCATTGCAAATTAATGGCCTTCAAAGTGGTTAAGCAGCAGGAGATGCAGTTCGCTGGACGCTTGCCGTTTGTTGGCCACCAGCTCATCGAGTCCACAAAGGAGTGCCGGCGAATTTTATGAGTTCCCACGgtgaaataagaaattttgcacaaaataatattacccAAAAAGGGAGGTGGAGGTAGGGAGACCTGCTGCTCCTTTGGCTGCCTTTTTCCGTGTTGCCATTAAGTGCAAAAGGATTTTCATTCTTATGCGCATCCTGTGCATAATACAGCAGCCACTGCACACGCAAAACTCATTGTGTCTGTGAGTGTATCTTCCTGccagtgtgtgtttgtgtgtgtgtgtgggttggCAAGGATATGCCAATTTATTGCACACACGAGTGCTTTAGAGTGCCAGAGCAAGGACTCtccccatatatatatatatgtatgtgtgtctgtccgtctctttCGCTGGGCCAAAGTTTTTGTGTTCATTTGGCGATTGCGGCTGCTGCATGTCTGGCAGAAATTACTTAATCCTTGTGGTTTTCTGGAGCAGCAAGTGCATTCTGTGACCATTTCCCTCAATCCTGCTTTTCCCTCCCCTTTTAGTCATTTTCATTCCCCCATTAAAGCAATTGTAATTGgcatttgttgttatttaagCAAGCTGGCAAAATCATTTATCTGCTCCCCTTTAAAGAGCGACTTTGTCCACATTGTCTGGTAAAAACTTCAACGAAGCTCTGGACTCTGCGCCTTCTTTTCCACAACCATTCCTGGCTTTTCCCTGCCCCTTTCCCGATCCCAATCGCCACTGCTGACTGCCCCGTCTTAGCGCCCTTAAATATTTGCCTGGGCCATTGCCAGGATTCTGTGCTCCTGCAGCTTCGACCGGCGCTTTATTGCCCCCTGAGATGAACTGGATCCTTTGCTCCTGCTTCGTCCTTCATACACAGAAAAATGTAATTGTAAGCTTCcataatattgtattttaataagcCCAGAAGCCTATTAAAAGCCTATTATAACTGAAAACCTGTTCTCCTTATgtaaagaaatataataatgtagtaaatattttttaaatgtttcagtttatttctttgttattagtttttcacatttttttacgTGTACCAGTGCAGTTGCCTGGTCGCAGAGCTCCGATGCTGAATGCTGAAGGGGCCCGTCCGTCCACGTCGCagattacaaataaattatcgCTTAATAGTCTTTTTACGCTCCTCGTTTGCACAGCGATTCCTGGCCGGCAACTTTGATCCCTTGTTTTTACATGACGTACTTGGGAAAGCCCTGTCCGCGGGGACGTTTTAATAAGGCAATGCACCTTGACGATGTCAGAAATATACTTTTACAATATGTTTGGACTTGtgctgatttttttaaatggcgactaaattaatgaataaagcagggatcgtaaataacagttattttgtgatttttattttaaaaagactactgtgatatttggttttaaacgtcaaaaataacgttctttttactattgtccacaaagtatatgactttcaacaaatctggaaagcaaataaactgttatttgttcatgtctataaagtgcataaaaaccagctaaattgttaataaaatcttgtacaaatctcagtaggccttttaaaataaaaatcacaaataactgttatttacggtccctggaatAAAGTATGGATACAATGCCATTCCTATGTAAGCaattaacttaaattaataatttattatcctaatctttaaataaactaaaaagttTCGATTAATGTTAATATCGTAAAACATATCCAATATAAAGAGTACATTCTAAAACtgcattaatttatttctttcgaTTGAgcattaaatctttttaaggcTGAACCTTGATGTCGAGCATTGTAGGCAAATCTCAAACCGAGGTGGAGGGCTTTAAAAAtgcatgaaaataaaaataaagtaataaaGGAATGCCGGACAGTTGATTATTGACCAGGGCAGAGGGTTTGCTGTCTGTGTTTgtcagtaaaataaaataaacttaaatgcttaagggtggaaaataaatggaCTGAGTCTTGGCTTAAAGAACCTATACCATCAGATGGGAAATGCTTAAGAAAGTGATTTTGACGCTTTAATCTGAAAGAAATATTTCTAATGATACCATATGAAAAGAccagtaaataaataaatacatatgttGAAGTAGCTTTTAATTttgtcaatttaaataataaagaaaagaatttatactttaacatttttttataccaGTTTTTACATAAATCTTATAACTTAAGATCaagctaattttttttgaagtgATTAAAGTTTAGTTgcttttaaaaatggaaaCGCAGGGGTAAAATCgttcaaatattaaatatattaacttACCTTAAatgttcaaaaaattttagagaTTTGTTTGATTAGTGTGCCCTTGCAATCCATTTCGAAGCGCCAGGGGCCTAACTTTGTTGTGCAGTGTCGGAGGTTTTGAGAAGATGGTGATGATGTTGTGGGCTGGCCTTTGCAATGCCACAAACTTGCGTATGCAAAGGGGGATTGCAATCGAATTCATTGAATTCGATTTAAAAGCGAAATGAAAACGAGACTGACGATTCGATGGAGATGCGTGGGCGGGGGCGGCGGCGTGGAATGCCTCTGTGGGCGTGGCGCACATAGCTGATATGCCCAAAGGCATGCGAGGCATGTGCCtcaaaaggcaaacgaaaaagtataccaaaaaaaaaaacgtaagtGAAACAATAAAGCGCAATGCGAACCCGAAAAAGGGGGCCCAACAGCATATTTACCGGCACTTTTGCGGTTTACTGAGGGCGGCAAAGagttgggggcgtggctggaAATGGTCagcaaacagaaaaataaagcaaGGCGAAGGAAGACATTTGTTTGCTTGCTTGTTTATTGACGATGATTTCATTGTGTTCTTATAATTCGATTGCACACTTAAAGGCTATTTACAGGATTCGCTTTCTTAGGCTTAACTTTATTTCCCTCTCGATTTTTCTCCGTGACGTTTATTAcaattatacataaatattacattgatttttgtttgtaaattctCACGTGCATTTCAGTTGCTTAGAGctacaaaaattgttcaaaacaaatatatatatatatccaaaACGCAATCAAAACCGGAAACAAGGGAAAATTCATCGCGTGGCCGCCATTTTGTAGCGCGCCGACTTCCGTGCGCCATATTGAAATGTCAGCGGTGTGAAGAGTCGCACTGCGGTTATCGTCATCGAAATTGCCACCAGCAGCTGCACTTGTGCGTTTCGAGTGGCATCTGCAACAGAAAAAGGCAGTGGTTGAGATAGAGTGCCGAGTGGAGGAGGAGAATGAAAGGGGAGGGGCGACGGGTCAGAGGTCacacttttattaatttgcgtTAAAAATTGTCCAAATAGCGAAACCGCGACCGGACTGTCAGTCCGCGTGGAaacgtatttatttttaattagcgGCCGCTGACATTGCGGTCAAGTGCATTAAAAGCAATGGTGGCAAAAGACACTTTAAAcactaaatacattttctgcACATTTTCTGGTCATTacgttttaatttgaaattattatatttgggGAAAACTTTAGTGGAAAGTTTTGAGCTTTATGAGGAATTCAAATCATTTAAAGGAGAGTTTAGGGAGAATAtgaatttaaacttttatacagagttaaaatttttttttcaaaaataatgaaaacaaataaataaaaataattttaattctctttgtATAAAAGATTCCTTGTATACGCTTTTTCACGAGTTCCTTAATGACTTACCTGATCTCGAGTTAATCAGCTTCTGGTTCTTCTGATCGATTTCGTCTCTAAAGAGATGGGCGAACATGCTGACTTCGCGCTGAAGATGAGGATATCGATCGATTTCGGCCACACAACGCAACTCAAGGCCAAGACGAGCAGGTGAGATTGTCCGCTTTTGTTGGATTAGcttttgcaattgcaattgatgGAAACGCGGTTCGTTGGCATAAAAATTCAGTTGGGAAACAATACGACGCATACTGTAGCCATGGGCAACGATTGTGGTCTCAATACTGGGCAGTAGATCCACCAGGGAAACCTAAACAAAAACGTAAGTGTTATTGAAGCTTAGATAGTTGAGGCTAAGACCTACCTTTATCCCATTGATGTACCAGGTGATCCGAGTGAAAAGGCTGGAAAAGTCGGTGCTGCAGTTGACCTGAACGAAGTCATCGAAGCGGTAAGTTGAGTGAAAGCTGCTGATGAGTGGATTGTTCTGCGGGAGTGCTGAAAGACAAAAGCTGTCTTAGAGTACACAATCTTAAAATATAgttacgatttttttaaattttatataacgatattttaaacttatattCAGAacatttggaaaaatatttgtattataaattCGTAATTTTAAAGGAGTTCCTAAAATACTCGTATTAATCTACTATTGCAAACATACAAGTCTAACAATCCGTAACATTGCCAAGTTAAGCTACAAGAAACACCAGATTTAGTATCCTTAGAGTGAAGGGAACCCACTTACATATGCGTGAGTGTGAGACAGATGACTTTTTCCCTGGCTGAGTGCATCTCAGCTCTCAGTTACGTCCTTAGCTAATTTTAAACGCACATTACACATGCAAATGGCGCACCTTTTTTGCtctgctttttattttccagctATTCCGcttctgtttgttttgcccaacttctttatttgcttttgataaatttttaaaaatattttagcaaCAGTAGCGCCGGAAAAAGTGGCAGCAGAGCAGCAGAACGGCAGAACAGCAGAGCCCGAGGCATGACTGCCCCGCATCTacaagatatttattttatatcagcGGAAAAATAGATGATCATAAAACACATGCAGAGAAACATCCTGTGGGGCAAAAGTAAAAGCGAAAATAAGAGGAAGGCGAAACGCACACGCTGCGAGGGAAAATGGAGGGAAAGGAAAGGAGGAGGCACTGGCAATGGCGGAGCTTTTCATTTTAGCGATATCCTTTTTAAGCATAAAGTGCTGCCGTAAATCACAgagccgcacacacacactcacatacacacaggagcagcaggaagGGTGCttcgtgtgtttgtgtgtgtacgGATGCGAATCACATGCATCTCTTGGCTACATTTTATGAACGCGCACTGTTCCTCTCGCGAGCACATCCTgaatggctggctggctgcctCGGTTCTTCCCGCCTCACAGCTTATCCTGTGCGTGTGCAGCAGGCACCCACCTCCCACCaggcaccaccacccactgccGAGGCAGCCACTTTGCCAGCTCGTCATATATGCAAACGGCCCTGCATGCTCCTTGCAGTTTTCTTCCTCCGTTGTTTACTATTAAAATATCACGGAAATTACACATTTTACTCTGTTTATGCTGTGCAGAAGCAAAGGAAACACGATGGGAATACGCGAACGAGAAATACACCtatacactgggaaaaaatctGGAGTCTGGAGATTCCAAGTGTGTTTTAATAAAGACAAAGTGCAAATggaaacataaataattatatttcaggctaatttttaagaaattgtatgaaatataaaaaaaaaacaaaacataaatcagaacaaaattgataatatacagaagaaagaaaataaaatataaactaaaaaatttttgtaaaagttgcaaatgttttttttttttacaaaaattgtatattttataaatgttattCTATACaattacaatatatttttctcagtgatCTCAGCGTTTTTCTGCATTTGCATCACGCCTCCGCAGATAGTTTTTGAGCACGTGCTTGTTTTGTGGAGTTGCTGTGCAGTTTGGCTTACCCACTGGTCCACTCTCGTTAATTTAAGAGTAACAATTGGAATTGCATTTCATTACTCAAGCACCCTGCTCTTTTTTAAGGCCCTTTCCTACCCACAACTTAACTGAACTCACCTTCGACAGTCATGTTGGCATCGCGTGCAGTTAGCTGAAAGTGGGGGGCATCGCCGGACACTTCGCACCTGTAGACGCCCGACGACTTGACGCCCAATAAATTGAGTTCCACGCGACAGGAGGATTCGTTGCACTCGTTGCCGTCATCGATCAGCTGCACGCCCTCCACCGCGAACGGAATGTAGGTGGGCGGGGTGAGGGGCGAGTATCTGTGAAGATGGGATGATTAATTTGGATACTATATAAAAGTagctaaaaatattctaaaaattttaacaataaGCAAGTAtagatttaaaagtttttttaaatagtaaacTAAACTCTGAAAAAAAAGGTTGCTTAATTGTTGTAGGCATTTGTATTCCATTTTATGTTTCAGTAATTTAAggttgtattttatttgtgtgtCTTCTTACGTTTTATTAGAACttcctaaattttttaaaatctcgAAATACCTTTGAAAGTCTAATCTTTAATTTGTTTCCTTCCGGGCTAAGCAGtttttcactaaaaaataGCCAAGCTGACAGCACTTTATAGCGGGTGTGGAGATGAGCTGGCAAAGTGGCCGCAAATTGCAAAGGACCTCTTCCTCGCTCATCCCTTTGGAAAGCCAACTGATAATCTACAGATGTGTGTCGTAGGCTTGGGTTAAAAGCTTTCAAAGCCATCAACGCAAACCGGCCAGGAAATGGAGGAATCGTTTCTCTTTTTCGCCACTCGCAGACAAGTGGCTTACATGCACTCAACCTTAACTGATTGCCAATGTGGGTTCGACGTGTGGAAAACCGGGAGCCAGAGTGGTCGAATCGATGCGAAAAGGGGCAAAGTTGAAGACTGAAGGGTGACGGGGccctttaatttgttttgtattgTGGATTGATGCTCATTAATCCCACAAATGCCTCAAAACATGTAAAAAGCGGAATCCACAACAAAAAGTGTTCAAGTGGAAAACTTGTccagcacacaaacacacacacacgcaagtGGCTTTCCCCATGCTACAAAAACCACATAAATAAAATCCTGGCTAAGGCAAAAAAATCGTTGCCTACTTCTGTGCGCTGCCGTAGTGTTGATAAGTCGCCTTCGAGCGCTACTTGTTAATAGCCATGATAGAAAAAGGGGCGTGGTAGGGGATCCTTGGCCCGATTTCGCATTATTTGCGGCTTAGGCGGTAACTGCGGCAGCAAATCAACAAATTTGATAAGCAATATAAACGGCAACCGCCGCCGTCCGATGCTCGTTACAAGGGGATTTGTTTGGGACAGAAGCAGAATAATGTTTGAGTGTTTTTTGTTCGGTCTCGGTCccaaaaaaaggcaaacaaaaatacacattaaattaattttaccaaAGAAAGAAGAGACACGTTTGTGTGCTGATCCTTAAGCCAAacaataaattgaaaactatAACAGACTGATTTGAAATCAACTTCAAAAATAACAATTCTTAGAGTgcataaattttttatgttataTTTAGCCAAATAAAATTCCTAACCAACTAGagccaattaaaaaatattctatgaTTCATGACACAAGATAGTGTCTTTTGTCAATAAAATAgcataaatttaataagaaatatatgaaacaaaagatttatttaagtaatattttcaaagaaaTCCTTGAACTTTAAGCCATTGGCAATTAGTTGCCCAAAAACTCAAAGAAAAGAGAAATGTTGCAAGTTATTTGTGAACTTCTGGCGCTCGCTCGCCTTTTTGTTGCACTAGTGTTTGCCTTAATTTGCATTCGGCTGGCAAGTGCAAGTGGAATTGCAATTTGCCTCCAGTTGACTTTTACGTGCtgctgtctaattaaaactttcGCTCGCCCCATGGGACTCGCTAACtgtctcgtttttttttcctcctttttttttttgcatttttgccaGCTTTTCTCACAGATTTTCTCTGTGCGGGAGTTCCATACATATGTTGTGTGCTCTGCTCTactcatttttaattaagcaaaACGCTCGGCAGGCACTgaagattttcaattttcgcaTCCCAGTCAAAGGAGCTGACAATAATTAAGTGTCATCTGGCCACTTGTTTCTGGCTAACTTTTGGCCCAATGGCCTTTTAATCACCTTATTTGGCCTGGTCGAAATATGTGCTCTTTTGGGCAATTAATGTTGTTGTGTGCCGTTTTTGGGCCCCGCTGCAAACGATGTgtgcataaataataaatgccgCTTAACGGCCaacttgtgtttgtgtttcctTGTGTGTGAGCGAACGTTGAAGGGCTCGAAGCTCACTGTTTGgccaaacatttaaattaatttgccaacgcaaattaatttatttaataattaattgagCAAGAAAGTCGGCCGACAATGAACATATATTTGTGGGTGCGGTGCGTgtgctttgcttttgctggcACAGGAAAACACTCGAGGGGTCAAAGGTCACGGGAACCATGGCCCAGATTCCCATGCATCTGACATCTGCGTGTTGaaataaatatcataaattATGGGCAGGAACAGTCGGCCTCACAGCTATCAGGTCAAGCGATCATATTATGggtttattaaacaaatattcaaTTGTTTTGAGGTTCTCGTTTGACAGACTAAACTGAATTGCTTTCTAGTTATTTTGTAATGGTCCACTTAAAATCGTATTTTCattaatgaataaatatttgtggGATATATTACATCATTAGATGAGCAGTGGTTttatcaaatcaaaattgtgTGGAAACCttcatattaattaattaatttaattaattgtatatttttgttttgatttttcataATATCGAATATTGTTTTGTGACTCACTGTATGTACTATAAAACGGTCCATCCATATCCGTACTTACCTAAAAAACTCCTTTCCGCTTTTGTACCACTTAACCGAATTTAACGTGTGACCACTTATGTCATAGCTGCAGGATAATGTCACGTTATCACGAAAATCAACAATTTGTGGCACATTGATGTCAGTCACACGTAGACACTGAATGCGCCGCACAACTGGCAGGGTGGAAATGTTGGGATTTTCcgggaaagagagagaggggcAGAGAGAGAAGGGGAGAATGTTAGTCCCATGCAGCGAGATGAAAAACGTCAGATAAAATGATGagaaatgccataaaaatgctgaataaaaaagaataaatacgaaaaactggcaacgaaatgaaaatgttttgcatTCGTCTGCTTTAAATTGAGGCATTAAACCAGTCCCACAGAATCGCAATTCCCTGTCAGAGATTGTGgggttataaaaaattatcattTGATTCTTTTTTGGAAGACAGGGGGAAAAACTGGTTTCCTAACGGACGAATAAGTGCCGAGTAAAAGAACAAGCTTCAAATTGGGCTGATTGATTTTGTTCCTCGATTGTGAAAGTaaaatttgtagtttgtttttgtaatttggTGAATCAAATTTCATGAAAAGCTTAAAGAAAATGGTTCATTTTTTGCAGAAAGATGTCTATGAAatatataatacaaataattgctGTTTAAGGTAACATATGTAAATTTATCAGTAAAAATGAATCTCTAAAtgtgaaatataaaatacaaaaatttattttttagtaatatttttttaacaattcatAACTtagataaattattaattttgaagtgatttaaaaatggTTAGTTTTCATGTAACCACTTTTTATCTTgcttttgtaaattataatgTCTGCATTTCTGCTAagaataatttacatttttccccTAGCTTTTGCTCCTCTTGATTCATTGTTGCAAATTGAGAAACACTCTTAATCGCTGCTCTGCATTTTAAGCTTATCACaagtaaaatgaaaatgaaaatggcacGAGTTAAAGCATTGCAAAAGGAGAAATGCGGGCAAAAGCAACCGACGCACAACTCCTAATTGAATGAACTTGTAGAAATGCTGAGCACTAAAACTCAGACAGAGttttgcagcagcaacaaaaacacgaACACTAAATGCTGCCGCCAACAACAATAGCAATAACAGCAAGCAACCGCGTGCTGGTTTTTACAATTTGCAGAACGCTTTTAAGTGCAAACAGACAGagggaaaaaagggaaaatgccGGAAAAAATGGTTAATATCATTAGCTGCAATgggtttctgttgttgttgttggtgcggTGTTTTTCCAGCTCCTTATATTGCGCTAAATGCCAAAGTTGTTGCCTGGCACGAAAATTTCCATAATCTTGGCCCTGTCAGTTGCTGCAGTTGAAGTTGCAATTGCAACTGGAGCACACTGCCGCATGATAAGCAAGAAATCCGCGAGACGTCGCCAAGTGGAAGCCAACAACTTGTGCATAATTTTCGCAAATCGCATTAggtaacagcagcagcagcaacacaaaaaacatgggcaacagcaacagcagcagcagcaacaacggcacctgcagcaacagttgcaactgcaacactcgtgaatttaatttgtcgCAGTTTACAGTTGAAATAACTTGCAAGGATGTCAAAAGTTGCGATTGCCGAAGGCACCGCGAGCagagtatttatttttcggctCTTTCGAGTTCGTCCTTCGGGGGAAAACTCTTTGAGTTTGAGGGTGCAACAtctggaaaatgggaaaacggCCCAGACAAACTTGTTTAAACTTTCAATAGACAAACAGACAAGCGTGCCTGCCTGATTCTgactctgattctgattccgatTCTGATTCCCATTCTGATTCGGATTCCTATCTTCTGACATGAGTCCTTTGAAGCATGTCAAAGCAGCCGCCGAACAACAAGAGGAGCAACAACAAGGACGACAATGGCAAACACATTTGCAAATGGCAGCGGCAACCGCAGCTTAATGACAGCCGTAGAGGAAAAGTAAATGGAAAACTTCACCTGCGCGACTAAAAAGACAGGACACAACTGTTGTTTgcggttgtgtgtgtgtgtgtgtgtgacgaTCCTGCTTGCCTGCCTGCttgtatatgtaaataataaaaataagtacATCAAATACAGACAAACGAAACTTTTTTGCACGGCAATCAACGCACTTGAGTGAACTTTGCTGCCTAACAACCAAAACCAGGAGAAGAACCACCGGCTCAGACTGAGGATGAAACCGAGTCGACGGAAGACAGCCAAGAAAAGACAGCACATCAATTTGCTGCTGCTTACTGCACTGCACTTAGCAAAAAGgtgtattaaaattaaaaagcaacttcttgcactgcttgaattccataatatttcataatttttaaataagtggtccgatttgaaaaatttcgatatgtataaataaacacaacaaaattgcatctataattttctgaaatttttaaagatttggctgaaacaaactttcGCTTCGTAGGAAGCTTAATAATATGTATGGTTAAttctatttttctagaaaTTCACTCTAAGCTTTGTATGACATGATAAAcattaaggaaaatattataacatttttgccAAACAA
This portion of the Drosophila takahashii strain IR98-3 E-12201 chromosome 3R, DtakHiC1v2, whole genome shotgun sequence genome encodes:
- the beat-Vb gene encoding uncharacterized protein beat-Vb is translated as MDLGRWLLQLGVHMLLVVRRIQCLRVTDINVPQIVDFRDNVTLSCSYDISGHTLNSVKWYKSGKEFFRYSPLTPPTYIPFAVEGVQLIDDGNECNESSCRVELNLLGVKSSGVYRCEVSGDAPHFQLTARDANMTVEALPQNNPLISSFHSTYRFDDFVQVNCSTDFSSLFTRITWYINGIKVSLVDLLPSIETTIVAHGYSMRRIVSQLNFYANEPRFHQLQLQKLIQQKRTISPARLGLELRCVAEIDRYPHLQREVSMFAHLFRDEIDQKNQKLINSRSDATRNAQVQLLVAISMTITAVRLFTPLTFQYGARKSARYKMAATR